CGGACGAGTCGTATCTGGAAGAACTCAACGGCACCGAACTGTACTTCGAGGTGGTCGGAGAGGAAGACGCCCCCACCCTGCTGTACCTGCACGGCGGTCCCGGGTACAACAGCTACTCGTTTCGCGCGCTGATGGGAGAACTTCTCGAAGACTACCGGGTCGTGTACCTCGATCAGCGTGGTGCCGGGCGCAGCGCGTCGCTCGCCGAGGAAACGCTCGATCTCGACACGCTGGTCGCTGACATCGAAGCGGTGCGCGAATTTCTGGGCCTGGAGCGCTTCACGCCGCTCGGTCACGGTTTTGGCGCGCTGGTCGCGCTGGAGTACACCCGCCGCTATCCACAGTTCGTGGAGCGCGTCATCACGGTCAGTCCCTGGCTGCACCTGCCCGACTTGGCGCTGACGCTGTTGCAGGAAGCCGGGCGTGTGAGCGGTAAGGCCGCCCAGGATCCCCGTGACGAGGTGCTCGCCCGCACGCCTGAAGGCAAATACCCGCAGGTGGGCGCGGCCCGTGTCGAGGCGGCGTTCAGCCTGCTCAACGCGCGGGATCTGCTCAACGCGTTGCAGTTTCGTGACAGTGCTTCACGCCTGCACCTGGAATTCGCCGACGCCGAGTCGCAGCTGGTCGGTGGCGCCGAGGTGCAGCAGGCGCTGGTGCTGCACGGCTTCTGGGAATTCGAGTATCCACCGTTCCTGATGGAGCTCAAGCGTCCCGTTTACGTCATTGCCGGTGAGTGGGACCGCACCAGTTACCCCGAGCAGGTCGGCTGGCTCCAGGATCTCGCGGACGCGGAACTCACCGTGCTGGACGCCGGGCATTACCCCTGGCTCGACGATGAGGAAGGCTTCGCGGCGGCGTTGCGTGAAGTGATGAACGGCTGAGCGCAGCAGTTTTTGGGTTAGGGCTGGCCGAACTGCACAGCGCAAAAAGGCGAATTGGGTTACCTTCAAAGAGCGTGACAGCGCCCATCGAAAGTAGACTTCACGCGTCGGCAGTGAGGAATGAGGGCTTCCCGGCAAGGTAAGCTGACCCGGTACCCGAGGAGCCTGATGCCCCAGACTGTTACTGCTTGGACCCAACTGGCGCCGCGTTATGAAGCGCTCGCCTCCGACCACCTGACTCCTGAGCATGCGCCCGACTGGCTGCGACACTGGAGTGACCTCGAAAAGGACGTCTGGGACATACGTGCACACCTGACGCGTGCCAAAGACGCCAACCCAAGCGACCGGGACGCCGAAGAAGCCTACCTCGCGTTTTTGCAGCACGTGCAGCCAGAGGTGACGCGCGCCTCGCACGGCCTCAACCAGAAACTGCTGGCGTTGTCAGGCTGGCAACCCGAAGCGCAGCACGAGCAGATGCTTCGCCAGTTGCGCAACGCCGCCGCGCTGTTCCGGGAAGAAAACGTCACGCTGGAAACCGAGGCACACCGGCTGGCCAACGAGTTCAACAAAATCACCGGCGCACAGCGAGCGGTCGTCAACGGTGAAGCACTCACTTTGCCCGAAGCGCAGCGGTTGCTGTTGCAGCCAGATCGCGGTGTGCGTGAATCCGCCTGGCGGGCCATCATGGCCGCGCGTCTAAAGAGTGCGCCGCAACTCGACGCGGTGTTTCTGGAGCTGCTGAAGTTGCGTCGTCAGATGGCCCGTAACGCCGGGTTTCCAAACTACCGCGATTATGTCTGGCAGGCCATGAACCGCTTTGACTACTCACCCCGGGACACCCGGACGCTGCACGAAGCGGTCGAGCAGACCGTGACGCCCCTGCTTGCCCGGGTCTTCGCAGAGCGCCGCGCCGCCTTTGGTTTGGACGCTCTGCGCCCCTGGGACACTTCGGCTGACAGTCAGGGTCGCGCGGCCCTGGTGCCCTTTACAGGCACGCAGGAGCTGGAAGACATCGCGCAACGCATCTTCGAGGCGTTGGACCGAGACCTGGGCGCGCAGTTTGCGCGCATGCGTGAGGGTGGGTACCTCGACCTGGAGCCACGAGCGGAAAAAGTGCCGGGATATGGATATTGCGATTACTTTCCCAGGGCCCTGCAGCCCTTCATCTACTGGAGTGCCGTGGGCACGGATGGTGACGTGCGGGTACTGATGCACGAGGCAGGGCACGCGTTTCACTTTCTCGCGTCCGGGCAGCCGCACCACTTGGTGTGGAACTTCATGTCACCCATCGAGTTCGCCGAGGTCGGCAGCCAGGCCATGGAACTGCTTACCCTGCCCTTGCTGGAGCGCCCCGTGGGCTTTTACGACGCCGAAGACGCTGCCCGTGCGCGGCGTGACAAGCTGGAAACCGTGCTGCGCCAGTTCATCAGTCAGGCGACCGCAGACGCTTTTCAGCAATGGTTGTACGCCGAAGCACCCGAGGACGTCACGATCGCACAGATCGATGCCAAATGGCTGGAATGCGCCGCGCGCTTCGAGCGAGGCGTGGACACGCACGGCCTGGATCGCGAGCGCGCCAAGGGCTGGCAGTTCGTGCACGTGTTTGCCTACCCGCTTTACATGCTGGAGTACTCGCTGGCCTGGATCGGCGCGCTGCAGATCTGGAGGGGTGCACAGCACAATCCCGCGCTGGCGCTGGAACGCTACAAGGCCGCACTGGCGTTGGGCGGTACGTGCCCGCTGCCGGAACTCTTCGAGGCTGCTGGCGCGCGCTTTGCCTTTGATGAGGCGACCTTGCGTGAGTTGATGGGTTTTGTCGAGGAACAGCTCTTCGGGACGCCCGGCCTTCAGGGCTGAACAAGCTGCCATGGGCGGCAGGCAACCTGTCGCCCGGAAGGCTCGCTAGACTGGAGCGCATGAACCGCGACGAAGCGTACGCCCTGATGATGCAGTTCACGCCCAGCGTTTCCCTGCAGCGTCACATGCTCAACGTCGAGACCGCCATGCGCGCCTACGCGCGGCACTGGGGTGAAAGTGAGGAGACTTACGCCGTGGCAGGTCTGCTGCACGACTTTGACTACGAACTGCACCCTGATGAGCACCCCAACTGGGGCGTGATGTATCTGCGCGGCAATACCGACACCGGCGAGGATGTACTCGACGCCATCATGGGGCACGCCAGTTTCACCGGCACGCCCCGTGACAGCCTGCTCGCCAAGACCCTCTTCGCAGTCGATGAACTGACCGGCCTGATTCAGGCGGCGGCCTTGATTCGCCCTGACAAGGACGTGCGTCAGGTCGAACTCACCAGCCTCAAGAAGCGCTTCAGGACACGCAGCTTCGCGGCGGGCGTGAACCGTGACGAGGTCGAGCAGGGCGCGCGTGAACTTGGTGTCGATCTCGACGAGCACATGGCACGAGTGCTGCGCGCCATGCAGGATGCGGCCGCGCAGGAAGCCGGCGCGTGATGGAGCCGCTGCGCAAGGTGAGCCTCGCGGAGAAATTCGCACTTTTTGATGACGCCTGGAATCCGCGCGTGGTGGGAGCGTGGGATGGACAGCAGGTCAAGCTCGCCAAGTTCCGTGGCGAGTTCATCTGGCATCACCACGAACACGAGGACGAAGTGTTTTTCGTCGTGCGTGGCGCAGTCCGGATGGGTCTGCGCGATCCCGAGGAACGCGACATGTTGCTTCAGGAAGGCGAGCTGCTGATCGTGCCGCGCGGTGTGGAGCACAAGCCGGCAGCCGAAGGCGAGGAAGCCTGGGTGATGATGCTGGAAAGTGCAGGCACCCTGAACACCGGGAATGTACGCGGCGAACGCACCCGCGACACGCTCGAGCGAATCTGAGCCTTCGCCTCAGTCTTCGTGCAGACCGACGCCGAAGCCCTGATCGAGCAGGGCGGGCGCGTAGGTGCGAAAGGCCAGCATGGTGGTCGTGCGCGTAATGCCCTCGACCTTACGCAGTTCCCCGGTGACCACGTCGTCGAGGTCGTCGTAGCTCGGCAGGCGCAGCACTGCGACGATGTCCCAGTCTCCCGTGACGCTGTAGACCTCCTTGACGTGGGTCACGTTGGCCAGTTCGGCGGCGGTTTCGGGAATGCGGGAGCGCTCGGCGTTCACCAGAACGATTGCGGTAACCATACGGTCATTGTAGGAGGCGGCCACAGCGCCTCCTCGTCATGAAAGAGAGCGATGGCCGAATTTACCGGCGGCGCGACCTGCTCAGGCTTTTTTCGATGCGCCGGACGGCAAAGTCGAAAATTTTTCCTTTGAGCGAGCGGGGTTTGCGCTTCCCGCCGCGAATATAACCGTAGTTACGTCCATAGCCACGCTGGCGCAGTATCTCGCGCGCCACCTTGAACAGCAGGGTCTTGATCGACATTTCCCTGATGATTACGCGCGGTAAGCGTTTCGGGTTCCTGGCCTCTCTTGAGTATTTTCGCAAATAACACTCACCTAAGGCTCCGGAGTTCATCTTCTGTGCCGGCAATCAGCAGCACGTCGTTTTCCTGCAGGGTCTTCTGTTCGCGTGGCTGGAGAGGCTTTCCATCGCGGCGCAGGGCGATGATCCTGACGTGGCTGTTGCGCTCGATGTCCTCGATGCTTTGATTGGCGAGGGCCGCCCCGACCATGAGCTCGTCAATGATGAGGTGCTCCTGCCCGAAACGG
The Deinococcus peraridilitoris DSM 19664 genome window above contains:
- a CDS encoding cupin domain-containing protein; its protein translation is MEPLRKVSLAEKFALFDDAWNPRVVGAWDGQQVKLAKFRGEFIWHHHEHEDEVFFVVRGAVRMGLRDPEERDMLLQEGELLIVPRGVEHKPAAEGEEAWVMMLESAGTLNTGNVRGERTRDTLERI
- a CDS encoding HD domain-containing protein, yielding MNRDEAYALMMQFTPSVSLQRHMLNVETAMRAYARHWGESEETYAVAGLLHDFDYELHPDEHPNWGVMYLRGNTDTGEDVLDAIMGHASFTGTPRDSLLAKTLFAVDELTGLIQAAALIRPDKDVRQVELTSLKKRFRTRSFAAGVNRDEVEQGARELGVDLDEHMARVLRAMQDAAAQEAGA
- a CDS encoding M3 family oligoendopeptidase; this encodes MPQTVTAWTQLAPRYEALASDHLTPEHAPDWLRHWSDLEKDVWDIRAHLTRAKDANPSDRDAEEAYLAFLQHVQPEVTRASHGLNQKLLALSGWQPEAQHEQMLRQLRNAAALFREENVTLETEAHRLANEFNKITGAQRAVVNGEALTLPEAQRLLLQPDRGVRESAWRAIMAARLKSAPQLDAVFLELLKLRRQMARNAGFPNYRDYVWQAMNRFDYSPRDTRTLHEAVEQTVTPLLARVFAERRAAFGLDALRPWDTSADSQGRAALVPFTGTQELEDIAQRIFEALDRDLGAQFARMREGGYLDLEPRAEKVPGYGYCDYFPRALQPFIYWSAVGTDGDVRVLMHEAGHAFHFLASGQPHHLVWNFMSPIEFAEVGSQAMELLTLPLLERPVGFYDAEDAARARRDKLETVLRQFISQATADAFQQWLYAEAPEDVTIAQIDAKWLECAARFERGVDTHGLDRERAKGWQFVHVFAYPLYMLEYSLAWIGALQIWRGAQHNPALALERYKAALALGGTCPLPELFEAAGARFAFDEATLRELMGFVEEQLFGTPGLQG
- a CDS encoding Lrp/AsnC family transcriptional regulator yields the protein MVTAIVLVNAERSRIPETAAELANVTHVKEVYSVTGDWDIVAVLRLPSYDDLDDVVTGELRKVEGITRTTTMLAFRTYAPALLDQGFGVGLHED
- a CDS encoding alpha/beta fold hydrolase, which encodes MSPTDESYLEELNGTELYFEVVGEEDAPTLLYLHGGPGYNSYSFRALMGELLEDYRVVYLDQRGAGRSASLAEETLDLDTLVADIEAVREFLGLERFTPLGHGFGALVALEYTRRYPQFVERVITVSPWLHLPDLALTLLQEAGRVSGKAAQDPRDEVLARTPEGKYPQVGAARVEAAFSLLNARDLLNALQFRDSASRLHLEFADAESQLVGGAEVQQALVLHGFWEFEYPPFLMELKRPVYVIAGEWDRTSYPEQVGWLQDLADAELTVLDAGHYPWLDDEEGFAAALREVMNG